GTCGGCGATCGGCACGAGGCTGAGACTGACGCGCTCATCGGGGTGCAGGTGCTGGTTGAGCTGGCGAATCGCTTCGGTGGCGGCGTCGGTGACGCTGGGGTCAGCGACCTGGCCGCCCCAGAGGACGTTGTCGATGGCGATCAGGCCGCCGGGCCGCACCAGGGCGAGCGATCGCTCGTAGTACGCGAGGTAGTTGCCCTTGTCGGCATCAATGAAGGCAAAGTCAAAACTCTCGGCTTGCCCTTCGGCCAGCAGCTGATCGAGGGTTTCGAGGGCCGGGGCGATGCGCAGATCGATTTTGTGGGCGACTCCGGCGGCTTCCCAGTAGCGGCGAGCGATCGCCGTGTAGTCCTCGCTCACGTCACAGGCGACGATGCGCCCCTCCTCCGGCAGCGCAAGGGCGGTTGCGAGGGCGCTGTAGCCGGTGAAAACCCCAATCTCTAGCGTTTTGCGGGCACCCAAGAGCTGGATCAGCAGCGCCATGAACTGCCCCTGCTCCGGGGCGATCTGCATTTGGTGCATGGGGTGCTGAGCCGTTTCGGCGCGCAGCTGGCGCAGAATATCGGGTTCTCTCACCGAAACCGCCAGCAAGTACTGGTAGAGCGCATCGCTCAGGCCGAGGCTTTGATTAGACATAAAGAATCTAGAAAAGGATTAACGGGTTTCTGGTGCGGACGGGCGAGAAAGCTGACAGAAGCGCAGTGCTTGGGTCGATGCTAGCTTGGGAAGAGTGCTCGAAGTGACAAGCTTCGGGAGAAAATAGCAGGTGTCGTGATGCAGTGGAGGGGGCAATGGTGAAACGAATCATGGGCGCGA
This genomic stretch from Geitlerinema sp. PCC 7407 harbors:
- a CDS encoding class I SAM-dependent methyltransferase; amino-acid sequence: MSNQSLGLSDALYQYLLAVSVREPDILRQLRAETAQHPMHQMQIAPEQGQFMALLIQLLGARKTLEIGVFTGYSALATALALPEEGRIVACDVSEDYTAIARRYWEAAGVAHKIDLRIAPALETLDQLLAEGQAESFDFAFIDADKGNYLAYYERSLALVRPGGLIAIDNVLWGGQVADPSVTDAATEAIRQLNQHLHPDERVSLSLVPIADGLTLALKRPR